The genomic interval GCCATCCTGAAAACGCGTTTTCTGAAGTCTGATGTAGGTCTGTGTAAACTGCATTTCGCTGGCCAGTGACACCAGTTCACTGTCCCGGTTTTTGAGTATGTAACGATAGGTACTGCTCAGACTTTGCAGAAACTCCCCGGCTTTAAGCTGGTCAATCCGGATCAGGCTGCTCAGTGAGGTCAGGGAATTGAATAAGAAATGCGGGTTAAGCTGCTGTTTCAAACTGTCGTACATGATCATCGCCTTTTCTTTTTCAAGCGAATTGGCCCTGCTTTCGAGCGCATAGATTTTTTGTTCCTGCCTGACTCGGTACCTGATAAACAGGTAAATAAGGCAGCCGGCCAATATAATCATGCTAAAACGGAACCACCACTTTTTGTAGAAAACGGTTTCAATATGTAACGGCAGGACCACAGCTGCTTCCTTCCAGTCCTCGTCCACACTACTGGCTTTGATCTTGAAAATATAATCCCCGCCGGGCAGGTTCGTATAGCTCGCATACCTGCGGCTGCCGCAGTTAACCCAGGTTTCGTCCAGTCCTTCCAGCATATAGGCATAATGCTGCTTCTCGGGCTGATCTAGGTCCAGGGCTGCAAATTCGAAGGACAATCTGTTTTCATCCGGCTGAAGGTTTATTGTTCCGTCCCGGCGGAATTGCTTTTCGAAATATTTTTCCTGATCATTGACTTTCAAAGAGGTCAGTAAAACAGGAACAGCCGGCCGTTTGAGTTGCAGGAAGGCAGGATCAAACTCATAATATCCCCTCGCCAGGCTAAACCGCATCGTATGGGTACCGGACCGCATGATCCGCTGCTCGGTGTCCGAGTACCGGATCCCGTCCGATGCCCCGAAACTGGTAATTGTGTGGTTTTCAGGCTTGACAACACAAAGAAACGAACTGGTCACGCACCAGATCTTTCCATAGTCATCGTCACATAAATCGTAGACAATATCTCCTCGAAGACCATGTTCGGCCGTGAGCATGCACGTGCGGACTGCTGCATTATGTTCAATCTCGAAGCTGAGCAAGCCAGCGTTAGTCCCGGCCCAGATCGTTCCATCACGGTCGGCGATCAATGCATGAATGTGATTTCCGGCTGCCTCTCCTAACGTTTTAGCAGAAATCCGTGTGAACTGATGCGTCTTTGCGCTAAAATAGGCCAGGTATCCGTTGATGCCTCCGATCCAGACATTGCCCTTGTGATCCATGGTAATGGCCTTGATATTCGATTCCGGGATATAGTTGCTGCCTTTTTCAAATGTAGCATAATGCCTGTAGTTCCCGGATTTTCTTTCGTAAACAAACACACCGTTGCGCCTGCTTGTGATCCAGATATCCCCCTGCTCGTCTTCACAGATCCTTTGAAAAAAGTTGGAAGTATTTTCGGTAGCTGAAAAACGGGGCGGCTGGACCGGCTTGCGAAGTGCTATCCGGTCCTGGTCGAGCTGGTAAATATAATCGCGGGTCACAATCCAGATCACGCCTTTACAATCCTCGATAATATCGTTGACGATCATCACTTTTTCATCAAGATCAAAATTGAAAACAAGCGTCTTATTTATGCCTTTTTGCTTGTCGTATATATGTATACCGTCAGCGAACATGGTCCCCTTGATCAGGAAACGTTTGTTTTCGAATATCTTGGAGATGATATAAAGCTCCCCGTTATCCGATCTGGTCACAGGGGTTTCAAAAAAAGAAAATTTCTTTTTGTCGATCTGCACTTTGTACAAACCGTTTTCATGGTTAAGCCAGAAATTTCCCGACCTGTCTTTCCAAAGCCCATAACAGCTACCTGGGGGCAATCCGGGAATATTTTTATAAAAATGAAATGTACCTCTGGATTTCAGGAAGTAGCCAAACCCACCCGCGGAGGCGGCCGCGATCCACAGGGTATCCCGGCCCTTGGCTACCATACCGTTGATAATGTTGGTAGTGCCGCTGATAATCCCAGGCTCATGTTTGAAATTCCCCCATTTTCCTGAACGTGGATGGTAAAATGAAATCCCCCCCGACCACGAACCCAGCCAGATCGTGTCCCTGTCATACTGCATAGATGTGAAAAGATCGCTTCTTATAAAGTTCTGGGGCTGAATCGGAAAAGGTATGGGCCTGCAGTTTCGCTGTTTTTTTATCAAAACGGTATAGCCCGTCTGCTGTTGCGATCCAGAACTTTCCTTTTTTTACCTCACTCATACCAGTGGCAT from Dyadobacter sp. NIV53 carries:
- a CDS encoding histidine kinase, translated to MQYDRDTIWLGSWSGGISFYHPRSGKWGNFKHEPGIISGTTNIINGMVAKGRDTLWIAAASAGGFGYFLKSRGTFHFYKNIPGLPPGSCYGLWKDRSGNFWLNHENGLYKVQIDKKKFSFFETPVTRSDNGELYIISKIFENKRFLIKGTMFADGIHIYDKQKGINKTLVFNFDLDEKVMIVNDIIEDCKGVIWIVTRDYIYQLDQDRIALRKPVQPPRFSATENTSNFFQRICEDEQGDIWITSRRNGVFVYERKSGNYRHYATFEKGSNYIPESNIKAITMDHKGNVWIGGINGYLAYFSAKTHQFTRISAKTLGEAAGNHIHALIADRDGTIWAGTNAGLLSFEIEHNAAVRTCMLTAEHGLRGDIVYDLCDDDYGKIWCVTSSFLCVVKPENHTITSFGASDGIRYSDTEQRIMRSGTHTMRFSLARGYYEFDPAFLQLKRPAVPVLLTSLKVNDQEKYFEKQFRRDGTINLQPDENRLSFEFAALDLDQPEKQHYAYMLEGLDETWVNCGSRRYASYTNLPGGDYIFKIKASSVDEDWKEAAVVLPLHIETVFYKKWWFRFSMIILAGCLIYLFIRYRVRQEQKIYALESRANSLEKEKAMIMYDSLKQQLNPHFLFNSLTSLSSLIRIDQLKAGEFLQSLSSTYRYILKNRDSELVSLASEMQFTQTYIRLQKTRFQDGLEVNIDVDQKHTHRKIAPVTLQNLIENAIKHNKISIASPLVIHIFTENDKLVVRSKLQRKNFVETSNGKGLTNLSSLYHYLTDQTIEIIENEKFFIVKIPLI